A stretch of the Denticeps clupeoides chromosome 6, fDenClu1.1, whole genome shotgun sequence genome encodes the following:
- the LOC114792079 gene encoding proteasome subunit beta type-6-like, producing MAAYTTEQGIQHFSQPKDAVPDWACQEVSTGTTIMAVEFDGGVVIGADSRTTTGAYIANRVTDKLTPIHDHIFCCRSGSAADTQAIADAVTYQLGFHSIELDEPPLVQTAANLFKQMCYRYREELMAGIIVAGWDRRRSGQVYTVPMGGMLVRQPVAVGGSGSSYIYGFIDSTYRSGMTKEECLRFTAEALALAMERDGSSGGVARLAAISESGVERSVILGNQLPKFS from the exons ATGGCGGCGTACACAACGGAACAAGGGATTCAGCATTTCTCTCAGCCCAAAGATGCCGTCCCCGATTGGGCATGTCAAGAAGTCAGCACCGGG ACTACCATCATGGCAGTGGAGTTCGACGGTGGAGTCGTGATCGGTGCCGACTCGAGGACCACAACCGG CGCTTACATAGCCAACCGTGTGACCGACAAGCTGACCCCCATCCACGACCACATCTTCTGCTGCCGCTCAGGATCAGCCGCCGACACCCAGGCCATCGCCGACGCCGTCACCTACCAGCTTGGCTTCCACAG CATAGAGCTGGACGAGCCTCCGCTGGTGCAGACAGCTGCTAACCTGTTCAAACAGATGTGCTACAGATACCGAGAGGAGCTGATGGCAGGGATTATCGTGGCCGGCTGGGACAGGAGGAGAAGTGGACAG GTGTACACCGTGCCCATGGGGGGCATGCTGGTGAGGCAGCCCGTGGCTGTTGGGGGCTCAGGCAGCTCCTACATCTACGGCTTCATAGACTCCACCTACAGGTCCGGTATGACCAAGGAGGAGTGTCTGCGTTTCACCGCAGAGG CCCTCGCCTTGGCCATGGAGCGTGACGGGTCCTctgggggcgtggccaggctGGCGGCCATATCAGAATCGGGGGTTGAGCGCAGTGTCATCCTGGGAAACCAGCTGCCCAAATTCTCCTGA
- the kif1ca gene encoding kinesin-like protein KIF1C gives MASASVKVAVRVRPFNTRETSRGAKCVIQMQEKSTCIYNLKQPKDAKNFTFDYSYWSHTSSEDPSFATQRQVYLDIGEEMLLHAFEGYNVCIFAYGQTGAGKSYTMMGKQEPGQQGIIPQLCEDLFKRIVDNTDPDLSFTVEVSYMEIYCERVRDLLNPKSKGPLRVREHPIMGPYVEDLSKMAVTSYSDIADLMDCGNKARTVAATNMNETSSRSHAVFTIVFTQHRHDQMTNLDTEKVSKISLVDLAGSERADSTGAKGMRLKEGANINKSLTTLGKVISALAEMQSNKKRKSDFIPYRDSVLTWLLRENLGGNSRTAMIAALSPADINYEETLSTLRYADRAKQIRCNAVINEDPNARLVRELKEEVNRLKELLLAQGLSDLITATGSEAGAVSRLGVDSVMAVSHQTSVSGLPSPTHDAPMEEAGPLALISKEEAVERLKETEKIIDELNETWEDKLRKTEAIRQERESLLAEMGVSIREDGGTVGVFSPKKSPHLVNLNEDPLMSECLLYYVKEGQTRVGQKEVDIRLSGQFIKELHCVFRSQVNSAGGVEVTLEPVDGAETYVNGKQITEPVVLKQGNRIVMGKNHVFRFNHPEQARQERERNAAQDQQGEPVDWSYAQKELLEKQGIDIKQEMEKRLQDLENQYRKEKEEAEQLLEHQRLYGDSDSGDDSDKRSCEESWRLITSLREKLPANKVQSIVKRCGLPSSGKRREPLRVYQIPQRRRISMDPKHLTLDDLRTQAVKEICYEVALGDFRHTRQEIEALAIVRMKELCRTYGQRDPNERESWRSVARDVCDTVGICDEDGERAIEMEGCGGGIRSDGKDGGKSDMGDLKAHIDKLTDILQEVKLQNNMKDEEIRSLRDRMIKMEKIIPGMGDAVMEDSGPSRGNQPELVEGGFRRGRHRWQHPEQQPQDNKRLCRAPGGPPNAALIPATNRTSNNPFSAPTGRAPNGPFLPGTGRFIPPLERKLQFPFRSNPQHRPFIWGPSPQSQGRGEGAKEVPEEQSPLSNLVPTFQASHTQNASGRGQEPNSHHPHNHNQPRRNHGNRNHHGNQRQQRQRPRRKGRNPFDGFVEQATEPTEQTHTGSQNQGFQHGRARYSWQNPGTDAPDVPLQNKHSYQHQQNPYWPREENQHHQHNYLERSRGDEPPKIQPPAVRVEEPMEA, from the exons ATGGCTTCAGCTTCGGTGAAGGTGGCGGTGCGCGTTCGGCCCTTCAACACCAGGGAGACCAGCCGAGGGGCCAAGTGTGTCATCCAGATGCAGGAGAAGTCCACGT GTATCTACAACCTAAAGCAGCCCAAAGATGCAAAGAACTTCACCTTCGATTACTCCTACTGGTCCCACACCTCG TCGGAGGACCCGTCATTCGCCACCCAGAGGCAGGTGTACCTGGACATCGGCGAGGAAATGCTGCTTCATGCCTTCGAAGGGTACAACGTCTGCATCTTCGCCTATGGCCAGACGGGCGCAGGGAAATCCTACACCATGATGGGCAAACAGGAGCCCGGCCAACAGGGCATCATTCCTCAG CTCTGTGAAGACTTGTTTAAGCGCATCGTGGACAACACAGACCCCGACCTGTCCTTCACAGTGGAG GTGTCTTACATGGAGATCTACTGTGAGCGGGTCAGAGACCTGCTTAACCCAAAGAGCAAAGGTCCACTGCGTGTGCGCGAGCACCCCATCATGGGCCCCTATGTTGAGGACCTCTCCAAGATGGCTGTCACCAGCTATAGTGACATTGCTGACCTCATGGACTGTGGAAATAAGGCCAG GACTGTGGCCGCCACCAACATGAATGAGACGAGCAGTCGCTCACATGCAGTCTTCACCATCGTCTTCACCCAGCACAGACATGACCAGATGACTAACCTGGACACAGAAAAG GTGAGCAAGATCAGCCTGGTTGACCTGGCAGGAAGTGAACGAGCTGACTCTACAGGGGCAAAGGGTATGAGGTTAAAG GAAGGGGCCAACATCAACAAGTCTCTGACCACCTTGGGCAAAGTCATCTCCGCTCTGGCTGAGATG CAAAGCAACAAGAAAAGGAAGTCTGACTTTATCCCTTACAGAGACTCTGTGCTTACGTGGCTTTTGAGGGAGAACCTGG GTGGAAACTCTCGCACGGCCATGATAGCAGCTCTGAGTCCAGCTGACATAAACTATGAGGAAACACTGAGCACactcag GTACGCTGATAGGGCAAAGCAGATCCGTTGTAACGCTGTCATTAACGAGGATCCCAATGCCCGCCTGGTCCGGGAACTGAAGGAGGAGGTGAACCGGCTGAAGGAGCTGCTACTGGCACAGGGGCTCAGTGACCTGATCACTgccacag gttctgaagcaggtgcAGTAAGTCGTCTGGGAGTGGACAGTGTGATGGCTGTATCCCATCAGACCTCCGTCTCAGGCCTCCCATCTCCTACCCATGATGCTCCGATGGAGGAGGCGGGCCCTCTGGCGCTCATCAGTAAAGAGGAGGCAGTGGAACGGCTAAAG GAAACTGAGAAGATCATTGATGAGCTTAATGAAACCTGGGAGGACAAACTCAGGAAAACCGAGGCAATACGACAGGAGAg AGAGTCACTGCTGGCAGAGATGGGTGTGTCCATCAGAGAAGATGGAGGAACAGTGGGTGTGTTTTCTCCTAAAAAG TCACCCCACCTGGTCAACTTGAACGAAGACCCACTGATGTCAGAGTGCCTGCTGTACTACGTTAAAGAAGGACAGACCAG GGTTGGCCAGAAGGAGGTGGACATTCGTCTGAGTGGTCAGTTCATTAAGGAGCTGCACTGTGTGTTCCGCAGCCAGGTCAACAGTGCAGGAGGGG TGGAGGTGACTTTGGAGCCGGTGGACGGGGCTGAGACGTACGTTAATGGGAAGCAGATTACAGAGCCTGTGGTGCTTAAGCAAG GCAACCGGATAGTGATGGGGAAGAATCACGTGTTCCGGTTCAACCACCCCGAGCAGGCTCGGCAGGAGCGTGAGCGCAACGCCGCTCAGGACCAGCAGGGTGAGCCAGTGGACTGGAGTTACGCCCAAAAGGAGCTGCTAGAGAAGCAGGGGATCGACATCAAACAAGAGATGGAGAAAAG GCTGCAGGATTTGGAGAATCAGTACCGCAAAGAGAAGGAGGAAGCcgagcagctgctggagcaTCAGAGACTA TACGGAGACTCAGACAGTGGGGACGACTCTGACAAACGCTCCTGTGAGGAGAGCTGGAGACTCATCACCTCCCTCAGAGAGAAGCTCCCCGCCAACaag GTCCAGTCCATAGTGAAGCGCTGTGGGCTACCCAGCAGCGGGAAGCGGCGGGAGCCCCTCAGGGTCTACCAGATCCCCCAGCGCCGACGCATCAGCATGGACCCCAAGCACCTGACCCTGGATGACCTGCGCACCCAGGCAGTGAAGGAGATCTGCTACGAGGTGGCGCTAGGTGACTTCCGGCACACGCGGCAGGAGATTGAGGCGCTGGCCATCGTGCGCATGAAGGAGCTGTGCCGGACCTATGGCCAGAGAGACCCGAACGAGCGGGAGAGCTGGCGCAGTGTGGCGCGGGACGTCTGTGATACTGTGGGCATCTGCGATGAGGATGGAGAGAGGGCTATAGAGATGGAGGGATGCGGAGGAGGAATACGGAGTGATGGGAAGGATGGAGGGAAGTCCGATATGGGCGACCTGAAAGCTCACATTGACAAGCTAACAGACATCCTGCAGGAGGTCAAACTGCAGAACAACATGAAGGACGAGGAGATCAGATCACTCAGAGACCGAATGATCAAGATGGAGAAGATCATCCCTGGCATG GGTGACGCGGTTATGGAGGATTCAGGGCCATCCAGGGGAAACCAGCCAGAGCTGGTAGAGGGAGGTTTTCGTCGCGGACGTCACCGCTGGCAACACCCAGAGCAGCAGCCTCAGGACAATAAACGTCTTTGCAGGGCCCCTGGTGGCCCCCCAAATGCAGCACTCATCCCCGCCACTAACCGCACCTCAAACAACCCGTTCAGCGCTCCCACAGGCCGCGCCCCCAACGGCCCGTTCCTGCCCGGAACGGGACGCTTCATCCCACCTCTAGAGCGCAAGTTGCAGTTCCCCTTCAGAAGCAACCCTCAGCACAGGCCTTTCATCTGGGGCCCTTCACCACAGTCTCAGGGAAGGGGAGAAGGGGCCAAGGAGGTCCCTGAGGAGCAAAGCCCTCTCTCGAACTTGGTGCCTACTTTCCAAGCCTCCCATACCCAGAACGCCTCAGGGAGGGGCCAAGAACCAAACAGCCATCATCCTCATAACCACAATCAGCCACGGCGCAACCATGGCAACAGGAATCACCACGGCAACCAGCGGCAGCAACGCCAGCGACCACGGCGGAAGGGGCGCAACCCCTTTGATGGGTTTGTGGAACAGGCGACGGAACCGACTGAGCAGACCCATACTGGAAGCCAGAACCAGGGGTTCCAGCACGGCCGGGCACGATACAGCTGGCAGAACCCCGGGACGGACGCGCCAGATGTTCCACTGCAGAACAAGCACAGCTACCAGCACCAGCAGAACCCATACTGGCCCAGAGAGGAGaaccagcaccaccagcacaACTACCTGGAGAGGAGCCGAGGAGACGAGCCCCCCAAAATTCAGCCCCCGGCAGTGAGGGTGGAGGAGCCGATGGAGGCCTGA